In the genome of Sphingomonas naphthae, one region contains:
- a CDS encoding MFS transporter, which produces MIERQRLKSILGGSAGNLVEWYDWYAYSAFTLYFAPVFFPQSDDIAQLLNTAAIFAVGFVMRPVGAWVMGIYADRRGRKAGLALSVTLMCAGSLMIALTPGYATIGTLAPVLLVAARMMQGLSVGGEYGASAVYLSEMAGRRHRGFFSSFQYVTLISGQLIALCVLLLLQALLDRPQLEAWGWRIPFLIGGALAIAVFFIRRGIDETKAYETAKAGEAPKSSGSALFRLHPRAAFTVIALTAGGTVAFYAYSIYMQKFLEKTAGFPRETATLVMTAALFLFMLVQPAAGALSDRIGRKPLMVGFGIAGMLGTVPIFTLLGTVQSPLAAFALVMAALLIVTGYTSINAVVKAELFPPEIRALGVALPYAIANTAFGGTAEYVALWLKNEGVEAAFYWYVTALIGVSLVVYLRMKDTRDHGTMQGE; this is translated from the coding sequence ATGATCGAGCGCCAGCGCCTCAAATCCATCCTCGGCGGATCGGCGGGCAATCTCGTCGAATGGTATGATTGGTACGCTTACTCGGCCTTCACCCTCTATTTCGCGCCGGTGTTCTTCCCGCAGAGCGACGATATCGCGCAGTTGCTGAATACCGCCGCGATCTTCGCGGTGGGGTTCGTGATGCGGCCGGTGGGGGCGTGGGTGATGGGCATCTATGCCGATCGGCGCGGGCGCAAGGCGGGGCTGGCGCTGTCCGTGACGCTGATGTGCGCCGGATCGCTGATGATCGCGCTGACGCCGGGCTATGCCACGATCGGCACGCTTGCGCCGGTGCTGCTGGTCGCGGCGCGGATGATGCAGGGGCTGTCGGTCGGCGGGGAATATGGCGCGAGCGCGGTCTATCTGTCCGAGATGGCGGGCAGAAGACATCGCGGTTTCTTCTCCAGCTTCCAATATGTGACGCTGATTTCGGGGCAGCTGATCGCCTTGTGCGTGCTGCTGCTGTTGCAGGCTTTGCTCGATCGGCCGCAGCTGGAGGCGTGGGGCTGGCGCATCCCTTTCCTGATCGGCGGCGCGCTGGCTATCGCGGTGTTCTTCATCCGCCGCGGCATCGACGAGACCAAGGCCTACGAGACCGCCAAGGCTGGCGAGGCGCCCAAGTCGAGCGGCAGCGCCCTCTTCCGCCTCCACCCGCGCGCCGCCTTCACCGTGATCGCGCTGACGGCGGGCGGCACCGTCGCTTTCTATGCCTACTCCATCTACATGCAGAAATTCCTGGAGAAGACCGCCGGCTTCCCCCGCGAGACCGCCACACTCGTGATGACGGCCGCGCTGTTCCTGTTCATGCTCGTCCAGCCGGCGGCGGGCGCGCTTTCCGACCGGATCGGGCGCAAGCCGCTGATGGTGGGCTTCGGCATCGCCGGAATGCTGGGAACGGTGCCGATCTTCACTTTGCTCGGCACGGTGCAGAGCCCGCTCGCCGCCTTCGCGCTGGTGATGGCCGCGCTGCTGATCGTGACCGGCTACACATCGATCAACGCCGTGGTGAAGGCCGAGCTGTTCCCCCCCGAAATCCGCGCGCTGGGCGTCGCCCTGCCCTACGCCATCGCCAACACCGCCTTCGGCGGCACGGCGGAATATGTCGCCTTATGGCTGAAGAACGAGGGGGTGGAGGCCGCCTTCTACTGGTATGTCACCGCGCTGATCGGGGTGTCGCTGGTGGTGTATCTGAGGATGAAGGATACGCGGGATCATGGGACGATGCAGGGGGAGTGA